From Anopheles arabiensis isolate DONGOLA chromosome 3, AaraD3, whole genome shotgun sequence, a single genomic window includes:
- the LOC120900153 gene encoding excitatory amino acid transporter 3: MSNSYATAGARPTSRWKQFIKSNLLTFLTVLGVFGGTALGLTLKNSAEPWTQREVMYIQYPGDLFLRMLKCLIVPLLVSSITSAIGSLDLSMSKKIAFRAIIYYFTTTVCAVILGIILVSTIRPGAGREVSNLGGKATTRQVLTADTLLDLVRNLFPPNIIQATMFQFRTILVPPANATGVPLTQYKITSEFTEGTNVLGLVMFSVVLGTCIGKMREKGKPLLGLFETLSEAMMIITSWVIWISPIGVLFLVAAKLLEMASFVEVLGQLGWYFMTVMLGLMLHGFGTISVIFFLTTRKIAFPYIAKMSQVLATAFGTGSSSATMPITIRCLDNMGIDPRVTRFVIPVGATINMDGTALYEAVAALFIAQLRNIHLTFGHIVAVSVTATAASIGAAGIPQAGLITMVMVLDTVGLPAEDVTIIIAVDWLLDRFRTTINVMCDALGTILVNSLSKKDLSGDANGHLELAEPHELVELRPDQKE; encoded by the exons ATGTCGAACTCATACGCGACTGCCGGCGCACGGCCAACGTCACGATGGAAGCAGTTCATAAAGTCGAACCTGCTCACCTTTCTGACCGTGCTGGGCGTGTTCGGCGGCACTGCGCTCGGTCTGACGCTCAAGAACTCGGCCGAACCGTGGACGCAGCGTGAGGTGATGTACATCCAGTATCCGGGCGATCTGTTCCTACG GATGCTGAAGTGTCTGATCGTGCCGCTGCTCGTCTCGTCGATCACCAGTGCGATCGGTTCGCTGGATTTGAGCATGTCGAAGAAGATCGCTTTCCGGGCGATCATCTACTACTTCACCACCACGGTCTGTGCCGTCATCCTGGGCATCATACTGGTCAGCACGATCCGGCCGGGTGCGGGCCGCGAAGTGAGCAACCTCGGTGGGAAGGCAACGACGCGGCAGGTCCTGACCGCCGACACGCTGCTCGATCTCGTCAG aaatcTATTCCCACCGAACATCATTCAGGCTACAATGTTCCAG TTCCGAACCATTCTTGTCCCTCCAGCCAATGCCACCGGTG TTCCATTGACCCAGTACAAGATCACGTCCGAGTTTACCGAGGGCACGAATGTGCTCGGTCTCGTCATGTTTAGCGTGGTGCTCGGCACCTGCATAGGCAAGATGCGCGAGAAGGGCAAGCCGCTGCTCGGGCTCTTTGAAACGCTCAGCGAAGCGATGATGATCATCACCTCGTGGGTGATCTGGATCTCGCCGATCGGTGTGCTGTTTCTGGTCGCGGCCAAGCTGCTGGAGATGGCGTCCTTCGTCGAGGTGCTTGGACAGCTGGGCTGGTACTTTATGACTGTGATGCTGGGGCTGATGCTGCACGGTTTCG GTACGATTTCGGTCATCTTCTTCCTTACCACGCGTAAGATCGCATTCCCGTACATTGCCAAGATGAGCCAGGTGCTGGCCACTGCCTTCGGTACCGGTTCGAGCTCGGCCACGATGCCCATCACGATCCGCTGCCTGGACAATATGGGCATTGATCCGCGCGTGACGCGGTTCGTCATTCCCGTCGGTGCCACGATCAACATGGACGGTACGGCACTGTACGAAGCCGTCGCCGCCCTGTTCATTGCTCAACTGCGTAACATTCATCTGACCTTTGGTCATATCGTTGCTGTGAG TGTGACTGCCACGGCAGCCTCCATCGGTGCGGCTGGTATTCCGCAAGCTGGACTTATCACGATGGTCATGGTGCTGGACACTGTAGGTTTGCCGGCCGAGGATGTTACCATCATTATTGCCGTCGATTGGCTGCT CGATCGATTCCGTACGACTATTAACGTTATGTGTGACGCCCTGGGAACGATTCTGGTCAACTCACTTTCCAAAAAGGATCTATCCGGTGATGCCAACGGCCAT CTCGAACTGGCTGAACCACACGAGCTGGTAGAACTCCGACCCGACCAGAAGGAATAA